A region from the Nonlabens sp. YIK11 genome encodes:
- a CDS encoding DUF3857 domain-containing transglutaminase family protein produces the protein MDSKLVSITIPSHLKENTNAVIRKQDVVVEIDDIDEITVTEDRVVTVFNETGMNYVNAYQGYSDTRKIKDLEAVIYDALGNEINKFKERDFRDASAVSSGTLYADDRVKYLEYTPRSFPVTIHYTAEVQLRSTAFLPQWMPLENFYCSTESSTFKIINNSSTQVKYKENNLEGYGIKKLGDLHYEAKELAAIKSEAYRPDFKSFAPHVKFALKDFVMEGVTGINNDWNDFGKWMHDELLTGTEALPDEVKQEILELTKDAKTDKEKAQIVYQYVQDRSRYISVQVGIGGWKPIEAAEVHKMAYGDCKGLSNYTMALMNTVGVTSYYAAIYGGREKISMDKDFSMTEGNHVILYLPELEGEKDFWLECTSKTAPFGYMSDFTDDRDALVITPQGGKLVRTSSYEPNESAQHTTALFKINQEGSVTGDVNIKSEGVQFAWRSHLGFQNSSDLKNSYLEQWSYLNGLTILEASNSSEKSIPMFEEDLSIKIPSYGSKTGDLLLFQPNVLNRNTVEPPSYTSRNLDFEIDRDYVDEDHYEIKLEDGLSVDALPDSVALDAEFGKYQLSFQIEDDHTIVVDRHLEIFSGIFDKSKYEDFRKFKAEIVKHDNARGVLKKLN, from the coding sequence ATGGATTCCAAACTTGTCTCGATAACCATTCCTTCACATTTGAAGGAAAATACGAATGCGGTTATCCGCAAGCAAGATGTAGTTGTAGAAATAGATGATATCGATGAGATAACAGTAACTGAAGATAGGGTTGTGACGGTCTTCAATGAGACCGGCATGAACTATGTCAACGCATATCAAGGCTATAGCGATACGAGAAAAATTAAGGATTTAGAGGCTGTTATTTACGATGCCTTAGGCAACGAGATAAATAAATTTAAGGAGCGAGATTTTAGAGACGCTAGCGCCGTGAGTTCTGGAACCTTATATGCAGATGATAGAGTCAAATATTTGGAATACACACCACGATCTTTTCCTGTCACTATTCATTACACCGCCGAAGTACAACTAAGGTCTACTGCCTTTCTACCTCAATGGATGCCATTAGAGAATTTTTATTGCAGTACAGAGTCCAGCACTTTCAAGATCATTAATAACTCAAGTACCCAGGTCAAATACAAGGAAAACAACTTGGAAGGTTATGGCATTAAAAAACTGGGTGATCTACATTATGAAGCTAAAGAACTAGCTGCTATCAAAAGTGAAGCCTATCGACCAGATTTTAAAAGCTTTGCACCGCACGTCAAATTTGCGCTCAAGGATTTTGTGATGGAAGGCGTTACAGGAATCAATAATGATTGGAATGATTTCGGTAAATGGATGCACGATGAACTTTTAACAGGAACAGAAGCGTTACCTGATGAGGTCAAACAGGAAATTCTTGAATTAACTAAAGATGCCAAAACAGATAAAGAAAAGGCTCAAATAGTCTACCAATACGTTCAGGATAGATCTCGATATATAAGCGTTCAAGTTGGAATAGGTGGTTGGAAACCTATCGAAGCCGCAGAGGTTCACAAAATGGCATATGGAGACTGTAAAGGTTTGTCCAATTACACGATGGCCTTAATGAATACAGTTGGTGTTACATCCTATTATGCAGCAATTTATGGTGGTAGAGAAAAGATAAGCATGGATAAGGACTTCTCTATGACTGAAGGGAATCATGTGATTCTCTATCTACCAGAGCTTGAAGGGGAAAAGGATTTCTGGCTGGAATGCACGAGTAAAACGGCACCATTTGGTTACATGTCAGATTTTACAGATGATAGAGATGCGCTGGTAATCACGCCTCAAGGTGGAAAACTGGTACGAACTTCAAGTTATGAACCTAATGAAAGTGCGCAGCATACAACAGCCTTGTTTAAAATCAATCAAGAAGGCAGCGTAACTGGAGACGTCAATATAAAATCAGAAGGAGTGCAGTTTGCCTGGCGCAGTCACTTAGGCTTTCAAAACAGCTCAGATCTCAAAAACAGTTATTTAGAACAGTGGAGTTACCTGAATGGACTTACCATACTTGAAGCTAGTAATTCAAGCGAGAAATCCATCCCTATGTTTGAGGAGGATCTATCTATCAAGATACCGAGTTATGGCTCCAAGACCGGTGACCTTCTCTTATTCCAACCCAATGTTCTTAATAGAAACACCGTAGAGCCACCATCATATACAAGCCGCAATTTAGATTTTGAAATTGATAGGGATTATGTGGATGAAGATCATTATGAGATAAAGCTGGAAGATGGTTTAAGCGTTGATGCTTTGCCAGATTCGGTTGCGTTGGATGCAGAGTTTGGTAAGTACCAATTATCTTTTCAAATAGAAGATGATCATACAATTGTTGTCGATCGTCACTTGGAAATATTTTCAGGGATTTTTGATAAGTCAAAGTATGAGGATTTTAGAAAATTTAAAGCAGAAATAGTGAAGCACGACAACGCCAGAGGAGTGCTCAAAAAATTGAATTAA
- the dtd gene encoding D-aminoacyl-tRNA deacylase, translating to MRVVVQRVSNASVHSGGQSLGSINRGLLVLIGITATDTSEDIDYLVRKICGLRVFADNTGKMNLSIDEIDGDILVVSQFTLYAQTKKGNRPSYINAAKPEVAIPLYEAFVSSLSRKRNKSIPTGSFGADMQVRLVNDGPVTIIIDSKEE from the coding sequence ATGAGAGTAGTCGTACAGAGAGTTTCTAATGCCAGTGTGCATAGTGGTGGACAAAGCCTAGGTTCCATTAATCGTGGATTGCTGGTTTTGATTGGCATCACGGCCACAGACACCAGTGAGGACATCGATTACCTGGTGCGCAAGATTTGTGGCTTACGCGTATTTGCCGACAATACTGGAAAGATGAATTTAAGTATTGATGAGATTGACGGCGATATCTTGGTGGTATCCCAATTCACTTTGTATGCACAAACTAAAAAAGGGAATCGTCCCAGTTATATCAATGCAGCAAAGCCAGAAGTTGCCATACCATTGTACGAGGCTTTTGTGAGTTCGCTTTCGCGAAAGCGAAATAAATCCATTCCCACAGGTTCCTTTGGGGCAGATATGCAAGTGAGACTGGTCAATGATGGTCCTGTCACTATAATTATCGATAGTAAAGAAGAATGA
- the rsgA gene encoding ribosome small subunit-dependent GTPase A codes for MTGIVYRSTGSWYEVKGTDGAFYSCRIKGKFRLKGIKSTNPVAVGDQVDFEIEKKGDEEIGIINVIHERENYIVRKSVNLSKQTHIIAANVDQVFLLVTLNNPPTFTSFIDRFLVTAEAYHIPAVLVFNKIDTYNDDQDQVAIDKETGEEMLTMTELDEVRYLMHLYKSIGYECIAISAETGKNIDQVKEKMQEKTSMFAGHSGAGKSTLANAVEPGLDLKTKKISDQHQQGQHTTTFAEMFDLSFGARLIDTPGIKGFGVVDMEKEEIGGYFPEIASRQQDCKFHNCLHIEEPKCAVKEAVENDEIHLSRYESYVQIVNGDEDNYRTDKHAIQ; via the coding sequence ATGACGGGAATCGTTTACAGGTCGACCGGTAGTTGGTACGAGGTAAAAGGAACTGATGGTGCTTTTTATTCTTGTAGAATCAAGGGTAAATTCCGTTTAAAGGGAATCAAGAGTACCAATCCTGTTGCTGTAGGTGACCAAGTTGATTTTGAGATCGAGAAAAAAGGTGATGAAGAAATAGGCATCATCAATGTCATTCATGAGCGCGAGAATTACATCGTTCGCAAATCAGTAAACCTTTCTAAGCAAACGCACATCATCGCGGCAAATGTCGATCAGGTTTTTCTTCTGGTCACCTTAAATAATCCGCCAACATTTACCTCGTTCATTGATCGATTTTTAGTCACGGCAGAGGCGTATCATATTCCTGCTGTTTTGGTATTCAACAAAATTGATACCTATAATGACGATCAGGATCAAGTTGCCATCGATAAAGAAACGGGTGAAGAGATGCTCACGATGACAGAGCTTGATGAGGTGCGCTACCTCATGCATCTCTACAAATCTATAGGGTACGAGTGCATCGCCATAAGTGCAGAAACCGGTAAGAACATAGATCAGGTAAAAGAGAAAATGCAGGAAAAAACGAGCATGTTTGCTGGCCACAGTGGTGCTGGAAAAAGCACGTTAGCAAACGCAGTCGAGCCCGGACTGGACTTAAAAACCAAAAAGATTTCTGACCAGCACCAGCAAGGTCAACATACGACGACCTTTGCCGAAATGTTTGACCTAAGTTTTGGCGCTCGTTTGATCGACACGCCTGGAATCAAAGGTTTTGGAGTTGTGGATATGGAAAAAGAAGAAATAGGCGGCTATTTTCCAGAGATCGCATCGCGTCAACAAGACTGTAAGTTTCATAATTGCTTACATATAGAAGAGCCTAAATGCGCCGTCAAGGAAGCTGTTGAGAACGATGAAATCCACCTAAGTCGTTATGAGAGTTATGTCCAGATCGTCAATGGCGATGAGGATAATTACCGCACTGATAAACACGCCATTCAATGA